ATCCACCTCAAATTTATaccaatatataacatttaataatttcgTGCTGCAAAATATGACCATATTATTTAGGCAGGACCATttcgtatttttatttataatttacatgcagaaatatattatataatattataataatatgcacAATCATTTTTATAGTAAATCTATGGACTTTTCTGATAATTTAAATTACTTGTACAGCGCCCTCTCTTCTGATCGAACGATCGGTCGccgattgattttattttgtgaatGGAAAACCGATTCATCCGTGACCACTGAGCAGTTGTGTAAGTGTAAATTaaagttgtttttcattttataagccTACTAAATCTTGACATTTGTATATATACTTCGATTTCAATTGTTAATAGTTGACTTACTGTACAGAATCGCTGTCATCTGCAAATCAGGCTAGGCTTGTCATTTGCCATAAAtctctagctagcctagctaggcctagtaggcagGCATCATGGCAACAAACGGCGGCACACACCAACCACCGAGCAAGCATGTTGTCATGTGGGAACCGTCCTCTGTGGACAAGACCAAGATGGGACAATTCCGCCTCCGTATTAATCAAAGATACGGACTTAATCTTGGTAAGTTGCATAGTCTTCTACTGTTTTTACTTGTTTCATGTCGATGATGCAAAAGCAACTGCAGTTTCATCTTTCTCAGACTCGGTCTGGGTGGGAGGAAGGAAGAAGGGAGTAGGGACCCCTATTTCTGTGTGTGGGGGAAGTGCTGGTGGTAATTCCCTGTGTTTTTTTCAACGGAGGACATTTTTAGGTTTAATTAAGTTTAAGTAAAAATAAAGTTAGCTGTGTTTGATTTCTCCTGTCATACGTGTATTTTTTTTAGtgaattcattttaaattaataactggtttttaataataatatacaaataatagtatttatcattttgtttatcaattaattttttttttaatttgcttGTTAATGTTAGTTATCAATTCAGATACAGGAGGACCTCTTCAGGACCTAaaaagtatccccttaatatAGGTTGTCCATTGTGTAAAAACATAACCCCTTATTTCACATCAATTCAaatcaaagtgtccccttagtaGAAAAATGTCCCCTTAGTAGAAAAATGTTCCCTGAATAGTTCCAAAGGATAGGCTCCATTGATGGCAACCTACATACCTTAACAGGTATATACCCTCAGATttcacaaataattatttatgataCCAGCAACTATTAACCAGCTACTGTTTACTCAATCCTAAACAACAAGACTTtcacataaaatacaaatatacaaatatgaaTTGCTATTTTTAAACGTTAATTTGTTCAATTCACAATAACATATGTATTCCATTAACAGATTATTCAATTTCTATTTAACCCACGTTGTAATAGGAATAAATGAGCTATAGATAAAGTTTgaagttttaaaatataaagttttttttatgattaaaaACCACATCATACTATTGACAAtctaatatattaaatatagtttatataaattcaattttgtaggcatttaatttgattatgaCAATTGAATCCATTTCTCCAGAAACACTATTAAGTATTtacctaaacatttttttggtgttttaattatttaacgTTTATCATTTGTACAATTAATGCTATTGATGATGTGGCAATGCTTATCAACCATATAGAATATTACAAATGAATGGAAAAATTCTATAGTGGCATTAGCCAATCAGAGTGCTCCTTTTGAGACACACCTTTGACAAGCCTCCTGTCATGGTTCACTGATTTCAAAACACTTGTTGCTAGATCTGTGTCATCATTTTTGTGCATGCTGGTATAAACGGAATGAATAAGAGGATTTAGATACCAACAAAGTAATTgttgaataatttaaattatacagtacacaaataattgaataatattcATAGCTTTCAAAAGGTCACACAAATATATTTTCTACTTTTGAACAAtagtttttatatgaatggagCAACAATTGttggaaatattttttgttatttggtataatgatgattaaaatgatgattataaattacattttcttgtGTAGCATGTTATGATGACTTGTACAAATGGTCGGTCAAGAATTATTCTGCATTTTGGAAAGAATGCTGGGAATTTGTTGGTATCAAATGTTCTAAAACCTATGACCAAGTAAGTTTTAAAATTCACATTTGGTAGAAGTTCTTGTCTTCTGTCTAATCTCATAATAATAGGGTACTATAATATATCATGTATATTTGTGAATAAAcgttcattattatttaataaaggaAAAACTATGTGTTTATCAGTATACATATCTAAATGCATAATATAATGCGTATTAAATGAAGTGTTTAAATTTGATTTCTTAAGGTTGTTGACGTGACCAAAGGTATCGCTGAAGTGCCGACATGGTTTGAGGGATCGCTATTGAACTTTGCCGAGAACCTCTTGCGATATGATGATGACCGTGTTGCTATCTATGCCACAGGTAGTTTTGTGTTTTATTGAATCTTAGAGAAAACATGTATTTAAAAAAGCCTTTAAAATTCACTTATTAATGtatgtgtatgtttgtcttgaaGTGAACATTTTTAGGCCTAAGAaaggaaaatgttttttgtattgtcattttaaaataaagaagtaAATAAGATAATTTTGatgtatttacaaaaaaactAAGTTTGTAATCTTTTAAGGTGAGGGTCAAGATTCTGTGGAGAAAACAACTTTCAAAGAGCTACGAGCAAACGTAACAAAGTATGCTGCAGCAATGCGAAAGATGGGTGTAAAGAAGGGCGATAGAGTAGTTGGTAAGAGACAGGTTATTGATTAAGAGACAggttattgattattgaataaGAGACAggttattgattattgattaaggAACAGGTTATTGATTAAGAGACAGATTATTGATTAAGAGAAAagttattgattattgattaagaCGCAggttattgattattgaataaGAGACAAATTATTAAGAGACATGTTATTGATTAAGAGACAGGTTATTGAATAAGAGACAggttattgattattgattaagaGACAggttattgattattgaataaGAGACAGGTTATTGATTAAGAGACAGGTTATTGATTAAGACTAGAGACAGATTTCTGATTTTTAATGCTAAAAATCTATACTACCAATGTCATAGGTGAGGGAATTCTTTATGTTCAGTAGTTTATATTGCTTCAAAGGTTGGAAAAACATCTTCAAATTTGCCAGCCATAGCTCAAATGGAATATCATTTTCTgcattattatagaaatatgcAACAAATGTGTATATCCAAGAAGTAATGTTAAAACACAACTATTTGCATATCAGCAATACACATATGGTAACAGTATGTgctattttattgattttttcttAGGTTACATATCTAACTGTCCTGCAGCTGTGGAAGCTATGCTAGCTGCGGCCAGTATAGGAGCTGTGTGGAGCTCAACATCGCCTGATTTTGGGGTTTCTGTGAGTATCAACAAAATTACTACTAATACCTCACATTATATAACCAGATGGTTTTAGTTCATGCTTTTCACCATTCATGATTTTACCAAcatataacatacatacataaatGTCTGTGtgaaattatctttatttacactgaaaaaaataatttttcagaatttcatgtcattttaatgtcacacaatAGTTGTtcaatttgaccaaaaattggatcaaaacaaaaaatatttacctgaaaaaataatttttcagaatttcatgttattttaatgtcacacaatAATTGTtcaatttgaccaaaaattggatcaaaacaaaaaatatttacctgaaaaaactgtaatttaaagcaaaaaatagtcaagttgtctgtcagacaattggtttttggttgaatttaactgtttattttttctttttataatgaaaacatttttattctacggaagtgattaccTTTCTTAAAACTACAAAcggcctattcaaagtttgatttttttaatcttaattttttcatgttgtttggggacaatacatctttaaattatattgtttttaagcaCACATTTTCAGCATACATTAATAAATCTGTTATCTCTAATTAGACactttattgtatttatatactCATAACGATATTAAATCAAGCAATTTTATTCTGTTAGGGTGTTTTAAGTAGATTTAGTCAAATTCAACCAAAGTTAATCTTCTCCGTCAATGCTGTGGTGTACAACGGTAAAACACACAATCATTTTGACAAGTTGAAGAATGTTGTACAAGAACTAAACAACATTGAAAAGGTCGTAATCATACCGTTTGTGGGTAAAGAAGAGGACATTCAAATGCCCAATATTAAAAACAGGTTTGTTGAGCTTTagatattgttattttgtttttaacgcCTGTCtatgtacactatcaaactagtttcacaaaaaaagtataatgtgcccaaatatggtagtgatatacccaaatatggtaggggcTGAAGGTGTGGTGTTGTGGCTttgtggttatgatgcttggctaccaatccaagagtcctgggttcaagtcctaattcaagattttttctaatgatAAATTACAACTCAACTACCAaaaacttgtaataagactttgtttatgtagagcatcttgtatatatgtttgtcttgtgaacaggattgccacctttaagaaggatagtgaaggAATTCACTTATGGTTATttttggcaatttgcctaataTAAGAAAAGCAACatttagaaaattattttttttttttaaaaacattgtatttaaatttcaatCATTACCAATTATGTCTATTTTATTGCAGTGTTCTTCTCTCTGAGTTCCTGAAATCTGGGTGTCGGACTGACGGTACCTACCCACCTCTCACCTTTGAGCAGCTTCCATTTAATCACCCACTTTACATTATGTATTCTTCTGGTACCACTGGTGAACCCAAGTGTATGGTACATTCTGCTGGTGTAAGtatataaaatagattttacctaatacagtagtattgtgTTGTGAAAACTCCTTACTActttaagctctatctacactatcaaacttaatgtgatgtgcccatatatgtatatgatgatgtcatatcactaccatatttgagcatatcactaccatatttgggcacattttttgtcaaattagtttcatagtgtagacagagctttaggacaTGATGACCAAATTGTAGATTGACTCCCTAGCAAAGTGTTGATATTTTGTAAATGCAGTGTATCTTATATAACTATTCCTTTCAGGGTACATTACTCCAGCATCTTAAGGAGCATGTTCTACATGGCAATATGACAAGAGATGATAACATTATGTATTTTACAACAGTAAGTTAACCACgttaatttaattcttttaaaaactGGTCATATCAAGTGTACactgtataataatgataacaatgttAGTCTTGTATATAGTCTAATGCAATGTTTCTAAGCACTTTAATGACCCATAAAATATCAAAAGATAgccaaaaaaaaccccaaaaaaacAGAGAAACGATTTACAGCATTCAGTTCTCCAGAACTTTGAAGCTCCCCTATGAGAGTTCACCGGAACAGTATTCACAGGAGCTTGAGTGAAAAAGGTGTCTGTCTATCCTATCCTACcaaaaaagtaaagaaaagCAGAGGAACCATTTATACCACTCTGTTCTCCAGCACTTTGAAGCTTCCATTTAAGAGCTCACCTGAACAGTATTTATAGAGGAGCTTGAGTAAAAACAATTACGTAGTCTGTCCTCTTCTTAAGTTTGGTTTTCTTTGTACTCTTTTTTTTAGACTGGTTGGATGATGTGGAATTGGCTTGTTAGCAGCCTCGCTGTCGGAGCTAGTATCGCCCTATATGATGGCTCACCTCTCATACCAAATGCTAATGTTCTCTGGGATTTTATTGATGACATTGGGTAGGTAATAATATGTCTTTAACCCCTGTCTGTACAGTGATAGTTGTATGTTTGTAAGATGGTGAACTGACATGGTTGGTAGCCTTGTTATTGGGTCAAGCATTGACCTTTCTCTCCTAAAGCTgtgtttacattatcaatgtggaaaaaaaaatgtaatgagcccatatatggacgtgatgatgtcatatcactaccattttttagcatattactaccatatttgggcatatcacacttttttgttataGAAACTGCATCTGCTTCATGGTTTCTGTTGATATATATTTCAGTATGGGAAAAGTAAAATAAATCTTTTTATGGTGTCCTCtccaaaatattatatttgttttttttcctttCTGTATTATTACACCAttttttggttgttttttttttcagagtcTCAATTTTTGGAACAGGAGCTAAATGGTTGTCAGTTTTACGCGACAAAGAAGTTTATCCGGCCGAAACGCACAGTTTGAAAACTTTGCACACAATCCTGTCCACAGGTTCACCTCTGAACCCAGTTTGTTATGACTATGTTTATGAGCACGTCAAAAAGAACCTCCTGCTGGGCTCTATAACAGGTATGTTCACTCAATCAAGGCAATTATACAAcaggagatcaaagggtttatctgtggctgcgacatgatcagCTCTATGCCCATTACtgtacatgtactgtatgttgtGTTAGTGTTACGAGTTcttatcttggcaaggcgagctcagtgtcctgttgttagattgccttgattcaATAATGTATTCCCTGGGATGAATTTCAAGTAAGATCTTACCTTTttcttaagccctgtctacactatcaaactttatttgtcaaaaaaatgtgatgtgccccatatatggacatgatgatgtcatatcactaccatatgtgggtatatcactaccatatttggacacatcacactttttttgtcaaactagtgtagacagagctttagacttttACCATGCCTAAAGTTAATATGAATGAACTTCCTAATGTGGCATATTTATTATAACCTCACAGATGAAATCCATTGTTAGTACCTTGTAAAATTATTGTGACTGTTTTTGGTTGAGTATTATTATACAACTAGTTCTTTAAGATGctattatttttgtatacagGTGGTACTGATATAATCTCTTGTTTTGCTGGTCAGAACTGGACAGTACCGGTGGTACGAGGTGAGGTCCAGTGCAGGAACCTTGGCATGGCCATTGAAAGCTGGAATGAACATGGTACCAAATTTATCATTTTGTGTCTCACTTTTATTCTtccttattatattataaatgttgtGTTACAAAATGCTAATATCTTTTATTATTTGTTGAACAGTGTTATgtagtataaagctctgtctaaaatatcaaactattttgacaaaaaaagtgatagtgtagacagagcttaagaaagtTTGTGTTTTACAGGTCAGCCTATATTTGATGAAAGTGGTGAATTGGTATGTACCAAGCCGTTCCCCTCGCAGCCTACATGCTTCTGGAACGACGAAGACTGTATCAAATATCAGAAAGCTTACTTTACTAAATTTCCAGGTAACCGAGTTTTGACCATTTGGAACAAATAttcaaaaatgttaatattctAATTTAAACCACCCAGAATGGCagtgataaataataaaaatatataataataatttgttaatgttttattCAGGTGTTTGGGCACATGGAGATTTCTGTACTATCAATTCACAAACTGGTGGAATCATAATGCAAGGGAGAAGGTAATATGAGATGACTATCGCCTTCCTTCCCACAATGCACCTTTCATTTTCTTCcttctttttttctatttctcCTCTTCTGCTTGCTTGTCCATTTTTCACAATTTATGGCCAACTATCCATCATAAATTTCTgtataaattcattcatttaattttgtattgttatttttttctgGTAGTGATAGAATACTAAATCCAAATGGTGTAAGATTTGGTAAAATGAGATAACTACGCCCCTTCCTTCCCACAATGCACCCTTTTTGCATCCTTCCTTTTATctatttcttcttttctttttacttGCCTATTTCTTTTATAGTTTATGCCTAACTATTCATCATAATAGATGTTCtctgtataaattatttttattctgtttttttttggtAGTGATGGAACACTAAATCCAAATGGTGTGAGATTTGGTAGTTCAGATATTTACTCTATTAGTAAGTGTAAAACAGTTTATCCTAAAAGTAATTTATGCAAATCTTATTCCCACAAGTAGTTGATGCTTGAGGTactgataaatatttaaatagcgCCCGCAATATTCGTAACTATTTTGTACTGCATCCTATGTGTTTGTCACTCTATTGGCAATAGGCCCACCATAAATAAGACGGAAAAGTCTCAAATACAAAGTTTTACCCTCATTATTTGTAGAGTTTTTACATGTCTCAGAAATTATATCTCAAGTTAAGTCTTTGATATTTAATCATGAGTTAATCATATGCTACTGGCTAACTTTTGAGAGGCCTAAACAAATTTACTTTTCAGTTGAGCCGATGATAGAGATAGAGGACAGTCTTTGTGTTCCGCAGTACAACAGTCAACGAGAAGAAAGAGTTGTCTTGTTTCTAAAGATGTCAAAGGATTGTCCGTTTGATGACCATATTGTTAAAGCTGTTAAGACTAAAATCAGACAAGGGTTGTCTGCTCGCCATATTCCCACCAAAATACTGCCCACTCAGGATATTCCTGTAagtttttcataaaaaattgaattgaaaaattgttgattttaaagcaattttttACCTTCCTACAGCGTACATTTTTTAGTGTCTTTGAAATGCATTTAAGAGTCTTCAATTCTCCCATTTTACACTAATAAGGTTCTGTGCTGTATGATGCGTTCAGACACAAAATGATAGGGTTAGGGTAACACCATCAGTGTGAACAGGGTGTTAGTGATGCGCAGCAAATTTTACCTTCATTTAAGAGTCAGCATTTATAATGCATTTATACACAAAATGTTAGCGCCGACGTACACTAAAATGCTGTAACACTATCATAGTGAACAGGGTGTTAGTGATGCGCAGCAATGCTGTAACACCATCAGTGTGAACAGAGTGTTAGTGATGCGCAGCAATGCTGTAACACCATCAGAGTGAACAGGGTGTTAGTGATGCGCAGCAATGCTGTAACACTATCAGAGTGAACAGGGTGTTAGTGATGCGCAGCAATGCTGTAACACCATCAGAGTGAACAGAGTGTTAGTGATGCGCAGCAATGCTGTAACACCATCAGTGTGAACAGAGTGTTAGTGATGCGCAGCAATGCTGTAACACCATCAGTGTGAACAGGGTGTTAGTGATGCGCAGCAATGCTGTAACACCATCAGTGTGAACAGGGTGTTAGTGATGCGCAGCAATGCTGTAACACCATCAGTGTGAACAGGGTGTTAGTGATGCGCAGCAATGCTGTAACACCATCAGTGTGAACAGGGTGTTAGTGATGCGCAGCAATGCTGTAACACCATCAGTGTGAACAGGGTGTTAGTGATGCGCAGCAATGCTGTAACACCATCAGTGTGAACAGGGTGTTAGTGATGCGCAGCAATGCTGTAACACCATCAGTGTGAACAGGGTGTTAGTGATGCGCAGCAATGCTGTAACACCATCAGTGTGAACAGGGTGTTAGTGATGCGCAGCAATGCTGTAACACCATCAGTGTGAACAGGGTGTTAGTGATGCGCAGCAATGCTGTAACACCATCAGTGTGAACAGGGTGTTAGTGATGCGCAGCAATGCTGTAACACCATCAGTGTGAACAGGGTGTTAGTGATGCGCAGCAATGCTGTAACACCATCAGTGTGAACAGGGTGTTAGTGATGCGCAGCAATGCTGTAACACCATCAGTGTGAACAGGGTGTTAGTGATGCGCAGCAATGCTGTAACACCATCAGTGTGAACAGGGTGTTAGTGATGCGCAGCAATGCTGTAACACCATCAGTGTGAACAGGGTGTTAGTGATGCGCAGCAATGCTGTAACACCATCAGTGTGAACAGGGTGTTAGTGATGCGCAGCAATGCTGTAACACCATCAGTGTGAACAGGGTGTTAGTGATGCGCAGCAATGCTGTAACACCATCAGTGTGAACAGGGTGTTAGTGATGCGCAGCAATGCTGTAACACCATCAGTGTGAACAGGGTGTTAGTGATGCGCAGCAATGCTGTAACACCATCAGTGTGAACAGGGTGTTAGTGATGCGCAGCAATGCTGTAACACCATCAGAGTGAACAGGGTGTTAGTGATGCGCAGCAATGCTGTAACACCATCAGTGTGAACAGGGTGTTAGTGATGCGCAGCAATGCTGTAACACCATCAGTGTGAACAGGGTGTTAGTGATGCGCAGCAATGCTGTAACACCATCAGTGTGAACAGGGTGTTAGTGATGCGCAGCAAACTAAATGAATGACTCTGTCTTTGTTTCAGTATACATTAAGTGGAAAGAAGGTTGAAGTTGCCGTAAAGAAGATTATAGCTGGCGAGTCGATTGAAAGTCGGGGAGCTTTCAAAAATCCAGAATCGCTCGATTTGtttgaaaacattttagaactcCAGGACTTCTGATAAGTATAGAATAATTTGGAATTattcaacaataaaataaaaacaaaaaaacttttaagcagaaattttaactttaaaaaattcaatttgATCTTTGATATGAAATTAtgataaacatttaattacaaatttgacctttgacgtagaataataaaattataaatttaaacaagaaTCATTCAATTAGAAATTTGACCTTCGACCTTGGCAagacaatataaataattaagggAATTTCCCTTTTAAATTATGTCTTTCATTTAATATTGGACATGAATATTGATAATGCTGAATTTTAgcttataataatttgtttcaacataaatacattttttatcctAGTGTGACGAAGTGCCTttaattgtttcaatttttaattaataactttCATTTAATTAACGGAGGTGTCTCAGGCACTGCCTTTGCAGCTGTATTTTACACCCATTCTGTGGATCGGTTGATGTATACTTCTTGTACACATTTGGTTGCCACTAGGACAAAACACAAGAACGTTAGTGTAACGCAAGgagtttgaccaatcacaaccaaTTATGGATTATTTTAACTGCTGTCTGTCCTCGCATTGTGTCCCTATTGGGAACGAAGCATAAAATatgttacatttaaaataacattaattttcgATAGCAAGTGTAACTATTTCAGTTTTTCAAATACAGTAACTGCTGTACTAATGATGCCTACAACTCAATCCaagatgttttgattttgttgtttatttacatgTTACATCATATTGATGACATTTTATTAAAAGCCTTTAACTCAGCTATGCTTTTTGTGTAAGCAATAAGTTTTACTATTAATTGTAggaaataatttgttttaagtaatatttgttttatgtgtttatagtcatttaatatatttagaGAAAATGAAGAAAGAAAATCCACGTCTTAACCACCTAGAAACACTAGCGAGCT
This is a stretch of genomic DNA from Antedon mediterranea chromosome 3, ecAntMedi1.1, whole genome shotgun sequence. It encodes these proteins:
- the LOC140043917 gene encoding acetoacetyl-CoA synthetase-like, yielding MATNGGTHQPPSKHVVMWEPSSVDKTKMGQFRLRINQRYGLNLACYDDLYKWSVKNYSAFWKECWEFVGIKCSKTYDQVVDVTKGIAEVPTWFEGSLLNFAENLLRYDDDRVAIYATGEGQDSVEKTTFKELRANVTKYAAAMRKMGVKKGDRVVGYISNCPAAVEAMLAAASIGAVWSSTSPDFGVSGVLSRFSQIQPKLIFSVNAVVYNGKTHNHFDKLKNVVQELNNIEKVVIIPFVGKEEDIQMPNIKNSVLLSEFLKSGCRTDGTYPPLTFEQLPFNHPLYIMYSSGTTGEPKCMVHSAGGTLLQHLKEHVLHGNMTRDDNIMYFTTTGWMMWNWLVSSLAVGASIALYDGSPLIPNANVLWDFIDDIGVSIFGTGAKWLSVLRDKEVYPAETHSLKTLHTILSTGSPLNPVCYDYVYEHVKKNLLLGSITGGTDIISCFAGQNWTVPVVRGEVQCRNLGMAIESWNEHGQPIFDESGELVCTKPFPSQPTCFWNDEDCIKYQKAYFTKFPGVWAHGDFCTINSQTGGIIMQGRSDGTLNPNGVRFGSSDIYSIIEPMIEIEDSLCVPQYNSQREERVVLFLKMSKDCPFDDHIVKAVKTKIRQGLSARHIPTKILPTQDIPYTLSGKKVEVAVKKIIAGESIESRGAFKNPESLDLFENILELQDF